Genomic segment of Corvus hawaiiensis isolate bCorHaw1 chromosome 27, bCorHaw1.pri.cur, whole genome shotgun sequence:
TTGTGGACAAGATGGGCCATGGCCAGCATCACCCTCCTGGCTGTCCAGAGAGCCCTGGCAGTCCTGGTGTCCCTGGTGATCCTGTTATCCCTGATAGCCCTGCTAGGCCCCGGGGCCCAGCTCCCCATCGGGGAGTCAGGACCACCGGCAGGTaggtgggcagggaggggcaGTGGGGCAGCTCCCCCAGGTCCCTTCAAGGAGCACTTAGGTTTCAATATCCTGTTGATAGGaaatttaatgctttttttggCTAATGCTcagctgtgcagcagagcagagaggcaaTGGGTCAAGCCCAGAACACTCAGCTATGCAGACTGTTCCCTCCCAGATTCCAGGGCCCTGAGCTGCTTCCAAGAGCAATTGTTGGGGTTGGGTTTAGCTCCTGACAGCTCCTGCACGGTTTGTTTTGGATCATCATGGGTCAGACACCTGGTACCTGCCTGCATGGTGCTCCAGAGAGGAAGGGACAAACAGGTCCACGGAGCCATTCTATGTTCCAGCCACAGTTCCTGCCATGGAAAGTACATGGAAATAGTTCATTTGAGCTTCTCTGTCCTCTTCACAGCCATGGATGGACACAATGGAGATCCAGGTGCTGGATCTGACTCTCCCAGACCTTACATGGCTTTTGACTTGTTTTGGGAACTGCCAGCTCAAGGCCCAAATGTGAGCGAGACATCTCCTGCAGGTATGAGAATCCAGGCTTGCCTGGCTGTGCCGGGTCATTCCATGATCCCCTCCCTGGGAAGCTGGTCAGTCCAGGCAGGCAATGCCACAGAGTGTGATGGGAGCTCCTTGTGGGGTCCTGGTGTCCCTGGgttttccagctcctcagccagacccagcatTATGAGGGTCACTGGTCAGTCCTGACTGACTGCACAGCCCTAGAGGTGATTCCAGGGATTTCTGCGGtggaaatatttcattctttccCTTAATTAAGGTCTGAAGAATGAAACTGGATTGGGAAACATTTCCTGGCTGTTAATGGAACAGTCTGAATTAGTGACTTTACTGAAGGAAACACTTCCAGGTACAAGTGACTCAACTACAGGAGTTGGGGAGCTGGGCTTTCAGATTCCCATGAGCAAGGGTGACTTGGAATTAAAATGGCACACTTTCTCTCTAAAGTGCTGGAGCCCGAGCCTCTGGATAAGGAGGCACCTCAGGAAGGCCATCAGGCAGTGGCAGTCCCTGGGGGAAACAGCGAGGCACTTCAGCCAACAGGTGAATCAGGGAATCCCTGTACCTTGGCCATCCCTCGGGATGGAGGTTGTGGCTATTCCTGTGCCAAAGACACACACTCGGACCCTCTGTGTGTGCACTGAGATGCCCACAACCTCTCAcaccccattcccagggatttCAGAGCTTTGGGGATTTCCTCCAGGTGTGGACAAGAGattcagcagcactgaggacACCAAGACAGACCCAAACACTGTGGAGGGCATGGCAAACGCAGGCACAGTCAATGCTAAAATCACCTGGAGATTTATAAGAGCCTTCCTCGTGTCTGTGTTCTGCAGCCTGattgctctgctgcttctcaagGTGGCCCCTGTGTGGGCAAAGGACATAAAAGAGTGAGTGACATGGGGTGTGGGGGGTTGCCAAATTTTGGTGCTGGGTGGCTGAACCTGCCATGAGGCGTTTCGAGATATGGAGCTCTGGGTGCCCAGTTGGTCACTGGCCAAACTCAGCAGAGATTTGTGCTGGTAGCTGGTGCCCCAGTCTCCGCCCAGAGCTCTCTATGCCCACAGCTCCTGGGTGTCCACATCCCATGGGATGTCCAGCACTGCTCCACACCCTCATACCCACCCCATGCACAGCCATGGAAGGGCTTCAGCAGCTTCCTCTCTCTCCACAGGCGCCTCACAGCTTTGAGAACCAATTCTGAGCTCCTGAACAGTGAGACAGGAGACAAGGAATTAGTGGTAGAAGTCTAAATAAAGATAAGCGGCACAATGGTCTGTGTGAAAAATTTGGAATGGAAGGAATTCTTGCTCTCTGCTCCACTCCCTGGACACCCCACGTCCGATTCTCCCTATCATGAGCAAGACCCAGCCCTGCTAAAGCACGTCCAGAGGAGGCCTCGGACATGATCCCAGGGCTGCAACAGCTCCCTGCAAGATTTAGGGGTGTCCAgcctggaggaaaaaaggctCCAGGAGTCCTTGTTGTGACCTTTCAGTGGATAAAGGGGCTCATGGGAAAGgcacagagatatttttttaCCATGGTCTGCAGTGCCAGGCCCAGGAATGAGGGTTTCACACTGCCAGGGGACAAgattagatgggatattgggaagggattgttccctgtgagggtgatgggATGCTGGAATGGaatacccagagaagctgggcaccccagccctggaagtgtccaaggccgaGTtggctggggcttggagcaacctgggatagtggaagatgtccctgcccatggcaggaggtggcactggatgg
This window contains:
- the LOC125317506 gene encoding uncharacterized protein LOC125317506, which gives rise to MLWTRWAMASITLLAVQRALAVLVSLVILLSLIALLGPGAQLPIGESGPPAAMDGHNGDPGAGSDSPRPYMAFDLFWELPAQGPNVSETSPAGLKNETGLGNISWLLMEQSELVTLLKETLPVLEPEPLDKEAPQEGHQAVAVPGGNSEALQPTGVDKRFSSTEDTKTDPNTVEGMANAGTVNAKITWRFIRAFLVSVFCSLIALLLLKVAPVWAKDIKERLTALRTNSELLNSETGDKELVVEV